One genomic window of Cupriavidus metallidurans CH34 includes the following:
- a CDS encoding heavy metal response regulator transcription factor, giving the protein MKLLVVEDEVKTGEYLRQGLTEAGFVVDLVANGLDGQHFAVNETYDLIILDVMLPDVDGWHILHAIRASGNAVPVLFLTARDSVADRVRGLELGADDYLVKPFAFSELLARVRTLLRRGAVQLAMDRIQVADLILDLSRRRASRGGRRITLTSKEFALLELFARRRGEVLPRSLIASQVWDMNFDSDSNVIDVAIRRLRAKIDDGFEVKLIQTVRGMGYVLEAPEDPL; this is encoded by the coding sequence ATGAAACTGCTGGTAGTGGAAGATGAAGTCAAGACGGGGGAGTATCTCCGGCAGGGCCTGACCGAGGCGGGGTTCGTGGTCGACCTGGTCGCCAATGGACTCGATGGTCAACACTTTGCGGTCAATGAAACCTACGATCTCATCATCCTCGATGTCATGCTGCCCGACGTCGACGGATGGCATATTCTGCATGCCATCCGCGCGTCAGGGAACGCGGTCCCGGTCTTGTTTCTGACGGCGCGAGACAGTGTTGCCGATCGCGTGCGAGGCCTCGAGCTCGGCGCGGATGACTATCTGGTCAAGCCATTTGCCTTTTCGGAGCTGCTTGCCAGGGTCAGGACGCTGCTGCGTCGAGGCGCGGTGCAACTAGCGATGGACCGGATTCAAGTGGCCGATCTGATTCTGGATCTGAGCCGGCGGCGAGCGTCTCGCGGTGGGCGACGCATCACGCTGACCAGTAAGGAATTCGCCTTGCTCGAGTTGTTTGCGCGTCGAAGGGGGGAGGTGCTTCCCCGATCCCTCATTGCCTCCCAGGTGTGGGACATGAACTTCGATAGCGATAGTAACGTGATCGACGTGGCGATCCGGCGCCTGCGGGCAAAAATCGATGACGGCTTTGAAGTAAAGCTGATCCAGACTGTGCGCGGCATGGGATACGTCCTCGAGGCACCTGAGGATCCTCTATGA
- a CDS encoding nitronate monooxygenase: protein MTGIHLRTRLCELLDINYPICLAGMGSQGRATPPALVAAVSEAGGLGVIGAAGLSPSRLRAVIREARALTAKPIGVNLVLPQAAAKAELDRDRIRREIIEQFPEHAAFVRELAKGFGLELVELDGRIAVSGAATADGTDADLRGSRADLTRSLIDAVLEEDVQVFAGAVGDLKLIAGPAHEKRMLVMGLATGTKQAKS from the coding sequence ATGACAGGTATTCATCTCAGGACGCGACTGTGCGAGCTGCTCGATATCAACTACCCCATTTGTCTCGCAGGGATGGGATCTCAAGGTCGTGCAACGCCTCCGGCCCTTGTCGCCGCGGTGTCGGAAGCCGGAGGATTGGGCGTTATCGGTGCCGCAGGACTATCGCCTTCGCGGCTACGTGCAGTCATCCGAGAGGCTCGCGCGTTGACGGCTAAGCCCATTGGCGTCAACCTTGTATTGCCACAAGCCGCTGCGAAGGCCGAGCTGGATAGGGACAGGATCCGGCGAGAGATTATTGAACAGTTCCCTGAGCATGCCGCTTTCGTGCGTGAATTGGCAAAAGGCTTCGGACTTGAACTAGTGGAGCTAGATGGTCGCATTGCCGTGTCTGGCGCGGCGACTGCAGATGGCACAGATGCGGACCTTCGTGGCTCGCGCGCTGACTTGACGCGAAGCTTGATCGACGCGGTTCTAGAGGAAGATGTCCAGGTCTTCGCAGGGGCGGTCGGTGACCTGAAGCTCATCGCGGGGCCTGCGCACGAGAAGCGGATGCTCGTTATGGGACTAGCCACTGGCACGAAGCAAGCTAAAAGCTAG
- the copK gene encoding periplasmic Cu(I)/Cu(II)-binding protein CopK — protein MKQKLMVGAFIAAVSLSAAAVDMSNVVKTYDLQDGSKVHVFKDGKMGMENKFGKSMNMPEGKVMETRDGTKIIMKGNEIFRLDEALRKGHSEGG, from the coding sequence ATGAAACAAAAACTGATGGTCGGAGCCTTCATTGCTGCCGTATCGCTGAGTGCGGCGGCGGTCGATATGAGCAATGTCGTTAAAACCTACGATTTGCAGGACGGCTCGAAGGTGCACGTTTTCAAGGACGGCAAGATGGGCATGGAGAACAAGTTCGGCAAGTCCATGAACATGCCGGAAGGCAAGGTCATGGAGACCAGGGATGGCACGAAAATCATCATGAAGGGCAACGAGATTTTCAGGCTCGACGAAGCCCTCAGGAAGGGCCACAGCGAAGGGGGCTGA
- a CDS encoding tyrosine-type recombinase/integrase, whose protein sequence is MTTSQTSVTHHDPWNKGRLTGQKPPLKLSEIWAIRTRLQLTANTRDLAMFNLAIDSKLRACDLIRLRVQDVSVGRQVGMRATVMQQKTHRPVQFEITGPTRECLQAWIHARGLSCGDFLFPSRLHSSPHISTRQYARLVHRWVASIGLDTSAYGTHSIRRTKVSLIYRRTKNLRAVQLLLGHTKLESTVRYLGIEVDDALEIAEQTEV, encoded by the coding sequence ATGACTACCTCCCAAACATCTGTCACCCACCACGACCCGTGGAACAAGGGAAGACTGACGGGGCAGAAACCTCCGTTGAAGCTATCCGAGATCTGGGCCATCCGTACGCGCCTTCAGCTCACCGCAAACACGAGAGACTTGGCGATGTTCAACCTCGCCATCGACAGCAAACTGCGCGCTTGCGATCTGATCCGTCTCCGCGTTCAGGATGTCAGCGTAGGAAGACAAGTTGGCATGCGTGCGACGGTCATGCAGCAAAAGACCCATCGACCGGTGCAGTTTGAGATTACTGGCCCGACTCGCGAATGCCTCCAGGCCTGGATACATGCACGGGGATTGAGCTGCGGCGACTTTCTCTTCCCCAGTCGTTTGCATTCTTCGCCCCATATATCGACCCGACAATATGCCCGATTGGTCCATCGGTGGGTAGCCTCGATCGGCCTGGACACCTCCGCTTATGGGACGCATTCAATCCGGCGAACGAAGGTCTCTTTGATCTACCGACGGACCAAGAACTTAAGAGCCGTCCAACTGCTCCTCGGTCATACCAAGCTCGAGAGCACCGTCAGGTATTTGGGCATTGAGGTTGATGACGCTTTGGAGATTGCAGAGCAAACCGAAGTCTGA
- a CDS encoding type II toxin-antitoxin system VapB family antitoxin, whose amino-acid sequence MRTTITLDDELLAKARAYTGLEEKTALVREALKALIQREAAKRLANLGGSQPGIEGAPRRRSDDDENRIGEPPDGGSD is encoded by the coding sequence ATGCGTACGACGATTACGCTTGACGATGAACTGCTGGCCAAGGCCCGTGCCTATACGGGGCTGGAAGAGAAAACGGCACTTGTGCGCGAGGCGCTAAAGGCCTTGATCCAGCGTGAAGCCGCCAAACGACTCGCGAACCTTGGCGGGAGCCAACCTGGCATCGAAGGGGCACCGCGTCGCCGCAGCGACGATGACGAAAACCGGATCGGTGAGCCACCAGACGGTGGATCAGATTAA
- a CDS encoding c-type cytochrome, whose protein sequence is MDVVANANYTHFRMNIRGASMFCRVLSRWPIALLLTISALFTNFVHAAEAFDAKARQIWQLLDYVAVDYGGAVDDGKVLNGSEYAEMQEFAATAERQLGELPQGPATQSLREQAASLREAVANKATAVAVAQIAHELAAAVQRAYPFPVAPAKVPDLSRGAQLFQAQCASCHGAQGRGDGPLAATLDPKPTDLTDHLRAQERSLFALHQVLSNGVTGTAMPSFGALPDDDRWATAFFVGSLSYTGDFACRTLRQRAVCRSDAPCVLSADETGRA, encoded by the coding sequence GTGGACGTGGTGGCGAATGCGAATTACACTCATTTCCGAATGAATATCCGGGGTGCCTCCATGTTTTGCCGAGTTCTGAGCCGTTGGCCGATTGCACTGCTGCTGACGATCAGCGCGTTGTTCACGAACTTTGTCCACGCCGCGGAGGCCTTCGACGCCAAAGCCCGGCAGATTTGGCAACTCCTGGACTACGTCGCGGTTGACTACGGCGGTGCGGTGGACGATGGCAAGGTGCTCAATGGATCCGAATATGCGGAGATGCAGGAGTTTGCGGCCACAGCGGAGCGCCAACTGGGAGAGTTGCCTCAGGGTCCCGCCACTCAATCGCTACGCGAGCAGGCAGCGTCATTGCGCGAGGCAGTCGCGAACAAGGCCACAGCGGTTGCCGTGGCGCAAATCGCCCACGAACTCGCGGCCGCTGTACAGCGCGCGTACCCTTTTCCAGTGGCGCCTGCCAAAGTACCCGATCTAAGTCGGGGCGCTCAGCTGTTCCAGGCGCAGTGCGCAAGTTGCCATGGCGCGCAGGGGCGTGGTGATGGGCCGCTGGCTGCGACGCTCGATCCGAAGCCAACCGATCTGACCGATCATCTGCGCGCGCAGGAGCGAAGCCTCTTCGCGCTGCATCAAGTGCTCAGCAACGGTGTTACCGGCACCGCCATGCCAAGTTTCGGCGCGCTGCCAGACGACGACAGGTGGGCCACTGCCTTCTTTGTCGGGTCGCTGTCGTACACCGGTGATTTCGCGTGCCGAACTCTACGTCAGCGAGCCGTTTGCCGATCCGACGCTCCCTGCGTTCTCAGCGCAGATGAGACAGGTCGGGCATGA
- a CDS encoding Cu(II)/Cu(I) resistance protein CopM: protein MPLLLSVGAAICLVPGQVWAIQLAWVAETPTGLGIDGIKAERRDDGDEVQLLVLAANPRHHSMKHVTPPKATSQPPDRSTPASAPDSQQAGCEDDKKTRSTEPVVPQHGGPNAP from the coding sequence ATGCCACTCCTCTTGTCCGTTGGCGCAGCCATCTGCCTTGTGCCGGGACAGGTGTGGGCAATACAACTGGCATGGGTTGCCGAGACACCGACTGGACTGGGCATTGATGGCATCAAGGCCGAACGCCGCGACGACGGGGATGAGGTCCAGCTATTGGTGTTGGCGGCCAATCCCCGGCATCACTCGATGAAGCATGTTACGCCGCCGAAGGCGACGAGCCAGCCGCCGGACCGATCGACGCCGGCATCTGCACCGGACAGTCAACAGGCGGGTTGCGAAGATGACAAGAAGACAAGGTCCACTGAACCTGTTGTTCCACAACATGGTGGACCCAATGCGCCCTAG
- a CDS encoding heavy metal sensor histidine kinase, whose translation MRHRLSLTVRLTILFSLSSAVVLLGLGVLIWLAMDRHFANEDFVVLGDNIRLIERVADETPVERLPARLQELVEHHPGFVARVQTAQGKTIFATRDFDFRPAESATNEGPNSEGTFVWQQETKHYRGMRAEVPVLGSDVGALKVVVGMDTEIHAHFMHAFRRSLAFYTTLAAFASGLLGWWAARRGLAPLRMMASRAKDVTANRLDARMPVAAVPVEMADLAATLNAMLERLQNDFQRLSEFSSDLAHELRTPITNLMTQTHVVLSQPRDAAKYRDVLTSNAEELQRLGRMVSDMLYLAKMEHGITLPNEESIDIADEVLALFDFYDALAEDKGVNLQLQGNAKLAGDRLMMRRALSNLLSNALRYTAEGRQILVSVREHGTDAMIVVENEGEEIRPDLLPYIFDRFFRADKSRTRLDSDSVGLGLSITKAIVVAHGGKIAADCSGGKTRFTMTFPHGRLGLT comes from the coding sequence ATGAGGCACCGTCTGTCCCTGACTGTTCGGCTGACCATCCTGTTCTCGCTTTCCTCCGCAGTGGTCCTGCTCGGACTTGGCGTGCTTATCTGGCTGGCGATGGACCGGCACTTCGCCAACGAAGATTTTGTGGTGCTGGGGGACAACATCCGTCTGATTGAACGCGTCGCGGATGAAACTCCTGTGGAACGTCTGCCTGCGCGCCTGCAGGAGTTGGTGGAGCACCATCCCGGCTTTGTCGCACGGGTGCAGACCGCGCAAGGCAAGACGATTTTTGCCACGCGGGATTTCGATTTCAGGCCGGCGGAGAGCGCTACGAACGAGGGGCCGAACTCCGAAGGCACCTTCGTGTGGCAGCAGGAAACCAAGCACTACCGCGGCATGCGAGCGGAGGTGCCCGTTTTAGGCTCGGATGTGGGCGCCTTGAAAGTGGTCGTCGGAATGGACACGGAGATTCATGCACACTTTATGCATGCCTTCCGCCGGTCCTTGGCTTTCTATACAACGCTCGCTGCTTTCGCTAGCGGCTTGCTGGGCTGGTGGGCTGCGCGCCGCGGTCTGGCGCCACTGCGCATGATGGCATCGCGCGCTAAAGATGTGACGGCGAACCGATTGGATGCGCGCATGCCGGTGGCCGCGGTGCCAGTCGAGATGGCGGATCTCGCGGCGACATTGAACGCGATGCTCGAGCGTCTGCAGAACGATTTTCAACGGTTGTCGGAATTTTCGTCAGATCTGGCGCACGAGTTGCGCACCCCGATTACCAACCTCATGACGCAGACACATGTCGTTCTGTCCCAGCCGCGTGACGCCGCAAAGTATCGCGATGTGCTGACCTCAAACGCCGAGGAATTGCAGCGTCTTGGACGGATGGTCTCGGATATGCTGTATCTGGCAAAAATGGAGCACGGCATCACGCTGCCCAATGAGGAGTCGATCGATATTGCCGATGAAGTGCTGGCACTCTTCGACTTCTACGACGCGCTGGCCGAGGACAAGGGGGTCAACCTGCAACTGCAGGGGAACGCCAAATTAGCGGGCGACCGTCTGATGATGCGTCGGGCGCTCAGCAACCTCTTATCCAATGCGCTGCGTTACACCGCGGAGGGTCGTCAGATCCTGGTGTCTGTACGGGAGCACGGAACTGATGCCATGATCGTGGTGGAGAATGAGGGCGAGGAAATCCGGCCGGATCTGCTTCCTTACATTTTTGATCGGTTTTTTCGGGCAGATAAGTCCAGGACGCGACTGGATTCGGACAGTGTCGGACTGGGACTGTCGATCACCAAGGCGATCGTGGTTGCGCATGGCGGAAAAATTGCCGCGGACTGTTCCGGCGGAAAAACCCGTTTCACCATGACGTTCCCGCATGGTCGCCTCGGACTGACCTGA
- a CDS encoding cytochrome c1: MSHQTVDQIKIIEAPVNGDAPNTVDEEAKVLTRSLPGVESVADEDGAMIIRFSDGTEATVVRSFLAWAGDPTFEL, from the coding sequence GTGAGCCACCAGACGGTGGATCAGATTAAGATCATTGAGGCTCCTGTCAATGGCGACGCACCGAATACGGTTGACGAAGAGGCCAAGGTCCTTACACGTTCACTGCCAGGCGTGGAGTCGGTCGCCGACGAAGACGGCGCGATGATCATCCGGTTCAGTGACGGAACTGAGGCTACTGTCGTGCGCAGCTTTCTCGCGTGGGCGGGCGATCCGACGTTTGAGCTTTGA